A stretch of Acidobacteriota bacterium DNA encodes these proteins:
- a CDS encoding phosphoglycerate mutase family protein gives MAEAAQPGPTTVILVRHAEKAAEPRRDPPLTAQGEARARWLGEVLSRAEVGHIYSTDTLRTRSTAGLMAEALGLEVTVLPPRDLEAMAVALRSHPGEVVLSVGHSNTLGPLAELLGGEPLAPIAEDDYEGFYVLTLGEDGASTLPLQLSLPAQKEPAQKSPAAQR, from the coding sequence ATGGCAGAAGCCGCTCAGCCAGGCCCCACGACGGTGATCCTGGTGCGCCATGCCGAGAAGGCCGCCGAGCCTCGCCGCGACCCGCCCCTCACCGCCCAGGGGGAGGCTCGGGCGCGCTGGCTGGGGGAAGTTCTCTCCCGCGCCGAGGTCGGGCACATTTACTCCACGGACACCCTGCGCACCCGCTCCACAGCCGGGCTGATGGCGGAAGCCTTGGGGTTGGAGGTGACGGTGCTGCCGCCGCGGGATCTGGAGGCCATGGCGGTGGCGCTACGCTCCCATCCCGGGGAGGTGGTGCTGTCGGTGGGACATAGCAACACCCTCGGACCGCTGGCGGAACTGCTGGGAGGGGAGCCCCTGGCGCCCATTGCTGAGGACGACTACGAGGGTTTCTATGTTCTCACCCTCGGCGAGGACGGGGCTTCGACCCTTCCTCTACAGCTTTCCCTGCCAGCTCAGAAAGAGCCAGCGCAGAAATCTCCTGCAGCGCAACGCTGA
- a CDS encoding sulfatase has protein sequence MYSKLFSPALVLALLLPLLATACRDVDPEPVVEPLPARSNILLITVDTLRADHLSSYGYPRETSPVIDRLAAEGVRFDQPAVQWPKTSPSFASMFTATYPKDNGMVRRVGVPLPCKFHMLAEVLQEQGYTNHAVVANGALASDFYFDQGFETYIETWKLEPGDDGQDPNRAEAVTELALGLLDQLESSEQPYFLWVHYLDPHFPYEPPEEARDRFQNDEHWSPEPKVFIADKPTQQMMGIGQEQVLDDRDELAFYVARYDAEIRYNDQQIGRLLDAMGERGLMENTLTVFTSDHGESLGEHGYYFDHGRFSFQTCLRVPFIVHYPGVLEPRVDEAPVELLHLAPTLLEAAGVELPEGRWMQGRSLTPRLRGMAPEPAAVEEAETASEKEGDTVTAGAWQRPPGLAFAEAGWETRGKWQKVVRDDRFKLVFAQTRPEQRWIGGEGVRFTLFDLHNDPEETENVAEQFPEDLERLKRELARWNGAEPFDVLVDPDEETCGDQRSMDDETRKLLESLGYL, from the coding sequence TTGTACTCCAAGCTTTTCTCGCCGGCGCTGGTTCTGGCGCTGCTCCTTCCTCTGCTCGCCACCGCCTGTCGGGACGTCGATCCCGAACCGGTGGTGGAGCCCCTGCCGGCGCGCAGCAACATTTTGTTGATCACCGTCGACACCCTGCGGGCGGATCATCTGTCCAGCTACGGCTATCCGCGGGAGACCTCGCCGGTCATCGACCGGCTGGCGGCGGAGGGGGTGCGCTTCGACCAGCCGGCGGTGCAGTGGCCCAAGACCAGCCCGTCCTTCGCGTCCATGTTCACCGCCACCTACCCCAAGGACAACGGCATGGTGCGACGGGTGGGCGTGCCCTTGCCGTGCAAATTCCACATGCTGGCGGAGGTGCTGCAGGAGCAGGGCTACACCAACCACGCGGTGGTGGCCAACGGCGCCCTGGCCAGTGACTTCTACTTCGATCAGGGCTTCGAGACCTATATCGAGACCTGGAAGCTGGAGCCCGGGGACGATGGCCAAGACCCCAACCGCGCCGAGGCGGTGACGGAGCTGGCGCTGGGCTTGCTCGATCAGCTGGAGAGCTCGGAGCAGCCCTACTTCCTGTGGGTGCACTACCTCGATCCCCACTTCCCCTACGAGCCGCCGGAGGAAGCCCGGGACCGCTTCCAGAACGACGAGCATTGGTCACCGGAGCCGAAGGTCTTCATCGCCGACAAGCCGACCCAGCAGATGATGGGCATCGGTCAGGAGCAGGTCCTGGACGACCGGGACGAGCTGGCCTTCTACGTCGCCCGCTACGACGCCGAGATCCGCTACAACGACCAGCAGATCGGCCGCCTGCTGGACGCCATGGGGGAGCGCGGGCTGATGGAGAACACCCTGACGGTCTTCACCTCCGATCACGGTGAGTCCCTGGGGGAGCACGGCTACTACTTCGACCACGGCCGGTTCAGCTTCCAGACCTGCCTGCGGGTGCCGTTCATCGTGCACTATCCCGGGGTTCTGGAGCCGCGGGTGGACGAAGCCCCGGTGGAGCTGCTGCACCTGGCGCCGACCCTCCTCGAGGCCGCCGGCGTCGAGTTGCCGGAGGGGCGCTGGATGCAGGGCCGCAGCCTGACCCCGAGGCTGCGGGGAATGGCTCCGGAGCCGGCGGCCGTCGAGGAAGCCGAGACCGCCTCGGAGAAAGAGGGCGACACGGTCACCGCCGGTGCCTGGCAGCGGCCCCCGGGACTGGCCTTCGCCGAGGCGGGTTGGGAAACCCGGGGCAAATGGCAGAAAGTCGTGCGGGATGACCGCTTCAAGCTGGTCTTCGCCCAGACTCGCCCGGAGCAGCGCTGGATCGGCGGCGAGGGAGTGCGCTTCACCCTCTTCGACCTGCACAACGATCCGGAAGAGACGGAGAACGTCGCCGAGCAATTCCCGGAGGATCTGGAGCGGCTCAAGCGCGAGCTGGCGCGTTGGAACGGGGCCGAGCCCTTCGACGTGCTGGTGGATCCCGACGAAGAGACCTGCGGTGACCAGCGCTCCATGGACGATGAGACGCGCAAACTCTTGGAATCTTTGGGGTACCTCTGA